The nucleotide sequence GCGGCGATCGGCCGCCGATCGCGCAAAACTGCCACCGGAGTTCGCTTGTTTTGGGTCTAGCAGGACGCGGTGTTCCAGCCAAGTGCGTCGAGCCGCGACTGCGGGCGAACCGCGTCGAGCCATGTCTTTTGCTCGCACCAGGAACGGGGGGTATCATGTTTGCCTCCGCCGGGAGCCGACCATGGTCGTCGAAGCCGGGGGGGTGATCGAACCGAAGAGAGGCAGTGATGAGTTCGGAACGCGGGCGTTATGATTTCGCCGCCATCGAGGCAAAATGGCAGAAGTACTGGATCGAGCAGAAGACCTTTCGCACACCTCAGCCGGGAGACGCCGACTTTGACCCGGCCAAGCCGAAGTTCTACGTGCTGGACATGTTCCCGTACCCCAGCGGCGTGGGTCTGCACGTCGGCCATCCCCTGGGCTACATTGCCACCGACATCTACGCTCGCTTCCTGCGCATGCGCGGTTACAACGTTCTGCATCCGATGGGCTACGACGCGTTCGGCCTGCCGGCCGAGCAGTTCGCCGTCGAACACGGCGTGCCGCCGCGCGAAACCACCCAGAAGAATATCGACAACATGCGGGCCCAGATGCAGCGCCTCGGCCTGGGCTACGACTGGGACCGCGAACTGGCCACGACCGACGTCGGATTCTACAAGTGGACGCAGTGGATCTTCCTCAAGCTGTTCAACAGTTGGTACGACCCCGAGGCGGACGCCGCCCGGCCGATCGACGAGTTGATCCACAAGCTGGAGCAGGGGATGCTCGCGGTGACGCCGGATGGAAAAGTGGCCACGTGGCCGACTACCTCTGCGATCACGGGTCGCCCCGTCGGGCTGAGCAAGTGGGAGGAACTGTCCCCGGACGAGCGCCGGTCAGTCATCGACGGGCAGCGGCTGGCCTACATCGACGAGATCCCCGTCAACTGGTGCCCGGCCCTCGGAACGGTTTTGGCCAATGAAGAGGTCACCAACGAGGGCCGCAGCGATCGAGGTAATCACCCGGTTTACCGGCGGCCATTGCGGCAGTGGATGCTGCGCATCACCAGGTACGCCGACCGGCTGGAACGCGATCTGGATATGGTCGACTGGCCCGAGGCCATCAAGCTCATGCAGCGCAACTGGATCGGCCGCAGCGAAGGCGCCGAGGTCGACTTCGCCGTCGATGGCTCCGAGGAGGTCATCCGCGTTTACACCACGCGACCGGACACGCTGTTCGGGGCAACCTACATGGTCCTGGCGCCGGAACACGAGCTTGTCGCCCGGATCACGACGCGGCAACAGCGGGCAGCCGTGCAGTCATACGTCGAGGAGGCAAGACACAGATCCGATCTGGATCGCACCGCGGATAATAAGGAGAAGACCGGCGTTTTCACGGGTGCCTATGCGATCAATCCCGTCAACAACGAGAAGATTCCAATCTGGGTGGCCGATTACGTGCTGATGGGTTACGGCACCGGGGCGATCATGGCCGTTCCCGCCCACGACACCCGCGACTTCCAGTTCGCCCTGAAGTTCAACCTGCCGATCGTGCAGGTCGTGCAGCCGCCCGGCGGGGAGGATTGGCGAGGGTTCACCGGAGACGGCACGGCGGTCAATTCAGGCCGGTTCAACGGGTTGAGCACACCCGAATTCAAGAAGCGGATCACCGCATGGCTTGAAGAGAAGGGGCTCGGCAAGGGAGCGGTCAACTACAAGCTTCGAGACTGGCTGTTCAGCCGTCAGCGCTACTGGGGCGAACCGTTCCCCATCGTACACGACACCAAGACCGGTGAGGTGTTGGCACTGGACGAGAGCGAGCTGCCGGTGGAACTGCCG is from Phycisphaerae bacterium and encodes:
- the leuS gene encoding leucine--tRNA ligase — translated: MSSERGRYDFAAIEAKWQKYWIEQKTFRTPQPGDADFDPAKPKFYVLDMFPYPSGVGLHVGHPLGYIATDIYARFLRMRGYNVLHPMGYDAFGLPAEQFAVEHGVPPRETTQKNIDNMRAQMQRLGLGYDWDRELATTDVGFYKWTQWIFLKLFNSWYDPEADAARPIDELIHKLEQGMLAVTPDGKVATWPTTSAITGRPVGLSKWEELSPDERRSVIDGQRLAYIDEIPVNWCPALGTVLANEEVTNEGRSDRGNHPVYRRPLRQWMLRITRYADRLERDLDMVDWPEAIKLMQRNWIGRSEGAEVDFAVDGSEEVIRVYTTRPDTLFGATYMVLAPEHELVARITTRQQRAAVQSYVEEARHRSDLDRTADNKEKTGVFTGAYAINPVNNEKIPIWVADYVLMGYGTGAIMAVPAHDTRDFQFALKFNLPIVQVVQPPGGEDWRGFTGDGTAVNSGRFNGLSTPEFKKRITAWLEEKGLGKGAVNYKLRDWLFSRQRYWGEPFPIVHDTKTGEVLALDESELPVELPAIDDYRPQASDDPNAPPAPPLGRAKDWVSVRGYVTDAGTVKLLKPGQSPPSGLDVREFCRELNTMPQWAGSCWYYLRYLDNRNDRAFVDPQIEKYWMAPVNRPSAPPCGGVDLYVGGAEHAVLHLLYSRFWHKVLFDLGYVSSPEPFGRLFNQGYIQAYAYQDARGMYVDVRDVEERSEGKDARFVRRSTGEVLSRSLGKMGKSLKNAVAPDDICHEYGTDTLRIYEMYMGPLEASKPWNARDIVGMSRFLQAVWRRFIAEDGSLKLTNSPAEDSLRRLLHRTIRKVTGDMQGLRFNTAIAALIELNNAMKGDLLPREVAEPFLKLLAPIAPHLCEELWQRMMGSSWKRSIAFEDWPTYDEALCVEAEVEIPVQISGKVRARIKLPADQAQSESAMQAAAMADEQVRKLLAGKTVRKVICIPGRMVNIVAN